A genomic stretch from Ketobacter sp. MCCC 1A13808 includes:
- a CDS encoding dihydrofolate reductase, with the protein MISLIVAKADNNVIGLDNKMPWHIPAELQHFKARTMGKPIIMGRKTFQSLGRVLPGRPHVVISRSEQKLPERCYPSASLPQAIELAQSLTEGDEVVVIGGAEIYQQALELVDRMYVTEVHLAPQGDTFFPEIDQTVWQEIQREDFAVHDDSAIAYSIVTYQRN; encoded by the coding sequence ATGATTTCGCTTATAGTGGCTAAGGCGGATAATAACGTTATCGGGCTGGATAACAAAATGCCCTGGCATATTCCGGCCGAGCTGCAACACTTCAAAGCCCGTACCATGGGCAAACCGATTATTATGGGGCGCAAAACCTTTCAGTCCCTGGGTCGGGTATTGCCCGGTCGTCCCCATGTCGTAATCAGTCGTAGTGAGCAAAAACTCCCTGAGCGTTGCTATCCTTCCGCCTCGTTACCGCAAGCGATTGAGCTGGCCCAGTCGTTGACAGAGGGCGACGAAGTCGTGGTTATCGGCGGCGCAGAAATCTATCAACAAGCATTGGAACTAGTCGACCGGATGTATGTAACGGAAGTACATCTGGCCCCGCAGGGGGATACTTTTTTTCCGGAAATTGACCAAACCGTCTGGCAGGAAATTCAGCGCGAAGATTTTGCTGTTCATGACGATTCTGCAATTGCGTATAGCATTGTGACCTATCAACGTAACTAA